In Phormidium yuhuli AB48, one genomic interval encodes:
- a CDS encoding HypC/HybG/HupF family hydrogenase formation chaperone yields MCLAVPGQVLEIEGSDPLTKSGKVSFGGVVKTVSLAYVPEVEVGDYVVVHVGFALSKVDEAAAQQTLADLQQIAKLS; encoded by the coding sequence ATGTGTTTAGCCGTCCCCGGACAAGTCTTAGAAATTGAGGGAAGCGACCCTCTAACTAAAAGTGGCAAAGTGAGTTTTGGCGGAGTCGTCAAAACCGTGAGTCTCGCCTATGTTCCTGAAGTGGAGGTTGGCGATTACGTGGTCGTTCATGTCGGATTTGCCCTCAGCAAAGTGGATGAAGCCGCTGCCCAGCAAACCTTAGCTGATTTACAACAGATTGCAAAATTGAGTTAA
- the hypF gene encoding carbamoyltransferase HypF, translating to MMSRLHLDIQGIVQGVGFRPFVYQLATALSLGGWVTNTADGVVIEIEGDRPQLEQFCQRLLAELPPHAQIHHLHRQKISPQGQTHFQIQASQSHPQRKTALILPDLATCSHCIEELFNPNNRRYRYPFINCTHCGPRYSIIETLPYDRPLTTMAGFPLCHTCHQEYDNPGDRRFHAQPNACDVCGPQLEFHPPTNLPPLDAAQTRLRQGQILALKGLGGVQLLVNAQNEGAVQRLRQRKYRPSKPFAVMYPHLDAVRQDCFLSDKEAELLQSPAAPIVLLQQKQPHLAPSVAPNNPDLGVMLPYTPLHHLLLREFAAPLIATSGNLSGEPICIDNQETLERLGNIADGFLLHNRPIARPVDDSVVRVMAKTPVMLRRARGYAPRTLSIPGLSQSVLAVGGYFKNTVAIAFEEKVFVSQHIGDLDNPASRQAFDYTLAKLSSIYDFEPEVIVCDAHPDYPSTQFAQHLAQDKQIPLIRVQHHQAHILSVMAEHGLQAPVLGIAWDGTGYGMDGTIWGGELLQIDSSERGFQRLAHCRSFPLLGGDRAAKEPRRAALGLIWDVFGEEMFENPSLTSLPPFQAFSPSELTLVQTAFRRGINTPRSSSVGRLFDAIASLLGLQQRLTFEGEAAMALEFAARTVETAEFYPISLSGGVWDWQEMLLGILGDRTSGESIPYIAAKFHNSLIEAIAQMLHSYHHSSLPVVLTGGCFQNQRLLEGAIARLQVMGIQAYINQQFPANDGGLSLGQVYRLCQS from the coding sequence ATGATGTCTCGCCTCCACCTAGACATTCAAGGAATTGTCCAAGGGGTGGGCTTTCGCCCTTTCGTCTATCAACTCGCCACCGCCTTAAGCTTAGGAGGTTGGGTAACCAATACCGCTGACGGAGTCGTCATCGAAATCGAGGGCGATCGCCCCCAACTCGAACAATTCTGTCAGCGTCTGCTGGCTGAACTCCCTCCCCACGCCCAAATCCATCACCTCCATCGCCAAAAGATATCCCCCCAGGGCCAAACCCACTTCCAGATTCAGGCCTCCCAATCCCATCCCCAACGCAAAACCGCCCTAATTCTCCCCGATTTAGCCACCTGTTCCCACTGCATCGAAGAACTCTTCAACCCCAACAATCGCCGCTACCGCTATCCCTTCATTAACTGCACCCACTGCGGCCCCCGCTATAGCATTATCGAAACCCTGCCCTACGATCGCCCCCTCACCACCATGGCCGGGTTCCCCCTTTGCCACACCTGTCACCAAGAATACGACAATCCCGGCGATCGCCGTTTCCACGCCCAACCCAACGCCTGCGACGTATGCGGCCCCCAACTTGAGTTTCATCCCCCCACCAACCTCCCCCCCCTAGACGCCGCCCAAACCCGACTCCGTCAGGGACAAATCCTAGCCCTGAAAGGCTTAGGCGGCGTTCAACTCCTCGTCAACGCCCAAAACGAGGGGGCGGTTCAACGATTGCGTCAGCGGAAATATCGCCCCAGTAAACCCTTTGCGGTGATGTACCCCCATCTCGACGCCGTTCGTCAAGACTGTTTCCTCAGCGACAAGGAAGCCGAACTCTTACAATCCCCCGCCGCCCCCATCGTCTTATTGCAGCAAAAACAGCCTCACCTGGCCCCTTCCGTCGCCCCCAACAATCCCGATTTAGGGGTAATGCTTCCCTACACGCCCCTCCATCATCTCCTGTTGCGAGAATTCGCCGCCCCCCTCATCGCCACCAGTGGGAACCTCTCCGGGGAACCGATTTGTATTGATAATCAGGAAACCCTGGAACGTCTGGGAAACATCGCCGATGGCTTTTTGCTGCATAATCGCCCCATCGCCCGCCCGGTGGATGACTCGGTGGTACGGGTGATGGCTAAGACTCCCGTGATGTTGCGACGGGCCCGGGGATACGCCCCCAGAACCCTCTCGATTCCTGGATTATCTCAATCGGTGTTGGCGGTGGGCGGGTATTTTAAGAATACTGTGGCGATCGCCTTTGAGGAGAAGGTGTTTGTCAGTCAACATATTGGTGATTTAGACAATCCCGCCAGCCGCCAGGCGTTTGACTACACCTTGGCCAAACTCTCCAGTATTTACGACTTTGAACCTGAGGTGATTGTCTGTGATGCCCATCCTGATTATCCCTCAACTCAGTTCGCCCAACATCTGGCCCAAGATAAACAAATTCCCTTAATCCGGGTTCAACATCATCAGGCCCATATCCTCTCGGTGATGGCGGAACATGGATTACAGGCCCCGGTGTTGGGGATTGCTTGGGATGGAACCGGCTATGGGATGGATGGAACCATTTGGGGTGGGGAACTGTTGCAGATTGATTCCTCTGAGAGGGGATTTCAGCGGTTAGCCCATTGTCGCAGTTTTCCTCTCCTGGGGGGCGATCGCGCGGCTAAGGAACCGCGACGGGCGGCGTTGGGGCTAATCTGGGATGTCTTCGGGGAGGAGATGTTTGAGAATCCTAGTCTAACCTCCCTGCCACCGTTTCAGGCCTTTTCTCCCTCGGAATTGACGCTGGTTCAGACGGCGTTCCGTCGTGGGATTAATACACCCCGCAGTAGTAGTGTGGGGCGGTTGTTTGATGCGATCGCCTCTCTGTTAGGGCTTCAGCAGCGTCTGACTTTTGAAGGGGAAGCGGCCATGGCCTTGGAATTTGCCGCTAGAACCGTGGAGACGGCTGAATTTTACCCAATTTCCCTCTCTGGGGGAGTTTGGGATTGGCAAGAGATGCTGTTGGGGATTTTGGGCGATCGCACCTCAGGAGAGTCGATTCCCTATATCGCCGCCAAATTTCACAACAGTCTGATTGAGGCGATCGCCCAGATGCTGCATAGCTATCATCATTCCTCCCTTCCCGTGGTATTAACGGGGGGGTGTTTCCAGAATCAGCGTCTTCTGGAGGGGGCGATCGCCCGCCTGCAAGTGATGGGAATCCAAGCCTACATCAACCAACAGTTCCCAGCCAACGACGGCGGCCTCAGCCTCGGACAAGTCTATCGACTCTGCCAATCCTGA
- the hypB gene encoding hydrogenase nickel incorporation protein HypB, giving the protein MCQDCGCAVTPANVRMTSENHSHPHPHHHHTHHDYSHPHPHHHDHSHHDHSHPHPHHDHSHQQINLHQAILSKNDRLAERNRGFFAAKNLFVLNILSSPGSGKTALLERTLMDLSDRLPAAVIVGDLETDNDAQRLRRSGQQAIQIMTESLCHLEAEAIAQATQKLDLTDIKLLIIENVGNLVCPAAYDLGETQRVVLLSTTEGEDKPLKYPTVFKSADVVILNKIDIAEVVGFDRDRALENIRKIAPQAQILEVSARTGEGMAQWYEYLQGQVTGKPGMVNRETLTVG; this is encoded by the coding sequence ATGTGTCAAGATTGCGGTTGTGCCGTTACCCCAGCTAATGTTCGTATGACATCAGAAAATCATTCCCATCCTCATCCCCATCACCACCACACCCATCACGACTATTCCCATCCTCATCCCCATCACCATGACCATTCCCATCACGACCATTCTCATCCTCATCCCCATCACGACCATTCCCATCAACAGATTAACCTCCATCAAGCGATTCTCTCCAAAAATGATCGCCTAGCGGAACGAAATCGCGGCTTTTTTGCGGCCAAAAACCTCTTTGTTCTCAATATCCTTTCCTCACCCGGTTCTGGGAAAACCGCCCTCCTTGAACGCACCTTAATGGACTTGAGCGATCGCCTTCCCGCCGCCGTCATCGTCGGAGACTTAGAAACCGACAACGACGCCCAACGATTGCGACGCAGTGGACAACAGGCGATTCAAATCATGACCGAAAGCCTCTGTCACCTCGAAGCCGAAGCCATCGCCCAAGCCACCCAGAAACTGGATTTAACCGACATAAAACTCCTAATTATCGAGAATGTGGGCAATCTCGTCTGTCCCGCCGCCTATGATTTAGGAGAAACGCAACGGGTAGTTCTCTTATCGACAACAGAAGGAGAAGATAAACCCCTAAAATATCCCACGGTGTTTAAATCCGCCGATGTGGTAATTTTGAATAAAATCGATATCGCTGAAGTGGTGGGATTCGACCGCGATCGCGCCCTGGAGAATATCCGCAAAATCGCCCCCCAAGCCCAAATTCTGGAAGTTTCCGCCCGGACTGGGGAAGGAATGGCTCAATGGTATGAGTATTTACAAGGGCAAGTAACGGGTAAACCGGGAATGGTAAACCGGGAAACGCTAACGGTTGGCTAG
- the hypA gene encoding hydrogenase maturation nickel metallochaperone HypA, translating to MHEVSIMAQTLEIALNEANRQGANQIHRLTVRVGTLSGVVPDALRFAFDVVAKDTIAEQANFEIEPVAARCYCQTCNQDFYPEDIIFVCPHCGTLSSQVLNGKELELSSLEIS from the coding sequence ATGCACGAAGTCAGTATCATGGCCCAAACCCTGGAAATCGCCCTCAATGAGGCGAATCGACAGGGTGCAAATCAGATTCACCGCTTAACCGTTCGCGTCGGAACCCTCTCGGGAGTCGTTCCCGATGCCCTTCGGTTTGCCTTTGATGTTGTAGCCAAAGATACCATTGCCGAACAAGCTAACTTTGAGATTGAACCCGTCGCCGCCCGTTGTTACTGTCAAACCTGTAACCAAGACTTTTATCCCGAGGATATTATTTTCGTCTGTCCCCATTGTGGAACCCTAAGTTCCCAGGTTCTCAATGGGAAAGAACTGGAATTGTCATCATTGGAGATATCCTAA
- the hypD gene encoding hydrogenase formation protein HypD translates to MKFVSEYRDASLSQQYTEAIADLVTQPWTIMEICGGQTHAIVKYGIDRLLPDGVTLVHGPGCPVCVTPIERIDKALDLARREDVILCSFGDMLRVPGSDRDLLSVKATGGDVRTVYSPLDGLAIARDNPQKQVVFFAVGFETTAPATAMAVYQAKQQQLNNFSLLVSHVLVPPAMEAILSSPNCLVQGFLAAGHVCTVMGYTQYEPLVETYQVPIVVTGFEPVDVLQGIYLCLKQLEAGVAKVENQYSRSVQRQGNPTAQTLIQEVFEVIPRHWRGLGEIPASGLGVREEYGQFDGDRRFGFSSDISPDATETECISGEILQGFRKPHDCPAFGTRCTPDHPLGAPMVSSEGACAAYYRWRADVAEV, encoded by the coding sequence ATTAAGTTTGTCAGTGAATATCGGGATGCGAGTTTATCGCAGCAATATACTGAGGCGATCGCCGACCTCGTGACGCAACCTTGGACGATTATGGAGATTTGTGGCGGACAAACCCATGCGATCGTCAAATATGGGATTGATCGCCTACTTCCCGATGGCGTCACCCTAGTTCATGGTCCCGGCTGTCCCGTCTGTGTCACCCCCATCGAACGCATCGACAAAGCCCTGGATTTAGCCCGTCGTGAGGATGTTATTTTATGTTCATTTGGGGATATGTTACGGGTTCCGGGGAGTGATCGCGACCTTCTCAGTGTCAAAGCCACTGGCGGCGATGTGCGAACCGTCTACTCGCCTCTCGATGGGTTGGCGATCGCCCGCGACAACCCCCAGAAACAGGTGGTCTTCTTCGCCGTCGGCTTTGAAACCACCGCCCCCGCCACCGCCATGGCCGTTTACCAAGCCAAGCAACAACAGCTTAACAATTTCTCCCTATTAGTCTCCCATGTTCTCGTCCCTCCCGCTATGGAGGCGATTTTGAGTTCACCGAACTGTCTCGTTCAGGGATTTCTGGCCGCCGGTCATGTTTGCACCGTTATGGGTTATACCCAATATGAACCCTTAGTCGAGACCTATCAAGTCCCCATCGTTGTCACTGGCTTTGAACCGGTGGATGTCTTGCAGGGGATTTATCTCTGTCTCAAGCAACTCGAAGCGGGAGTGGCCAAAGTTGAAAACCAATATAGCCGCTCGGTGCAACGACAAGGAAATCCCACCGCCCAAACGCTGATTCAGGAGGTGTTTGAGGTGATTCCCCGTCACTGGCGTGGCTTAGGGGAAATTCCCGCCAGTGGCTTGGGGGTACGGGAGGAATATGGCCAATTTGATGGCGATCGCCGTTTCGGCTTTTCCAGTGACATCTCCCCAGATGCAACGGAGACGGAGTGCATCAGCGGCGAGATTCTGCAAGGATTCCGCAAACCCCATGACTGTCCCGCCTTCGGCACCCGTTGCACCCCAGACCATCCTCTGGGGGCCCCCATGGTGTCCTCGGAAGGGGCCTGTGCGGCCTATTATCGTTGGCGGGCGGATGTGGCGGAGGTCTGA
- a CDS encoding DUF3352 domain-containing protein — protein MVKRYLTLTVLLSTLLGLSPPAARTQEMTERAIAPPEMLQRLPANTAAVLLMNGQEAWQKFERFQGFEGISQTFGNPPFLPFLTVVASEENELVNPWAQGWGVTAVIPLPPEVDRDLETPGEVATVTLIPLADESAFETYLSLLDADYENSPTRETYQGVEIRAYPEVEILFDVFDPPELPDIWHDSPEEIEPVKWEDSRQLLPDSLSRPLSKLPGQLRAQGFIEGPMTPTEERDAVAFSKPSLAIARLPDDTVIVARRLDEIKAYLDLSPTTASLTDNPEFQKLLQHPEFPTAVLAVYGDFQQLANLSQTLEDNPPDVPFVLPFASGISPIGDLYAEAYTSFNALVWADEAGGRFQFRSYYQDPQLEIAARLQNPNRILSRLPGEAYMSANGLYLGQSLLNLVSIVEEIPEIASGLDEVRGEVRQALGLELADLFQWMDGEFAVFIYPPIGGNQDAFFPFLPFEVGLYLETSDRPAAERMLESLDSWILNLTDGLLDISQETIGDQSFVSWNLPLGLEGEMMSQLAYGWVTPETLLITTGMASVNRLYPQPRISLLDSYNFQTAIAPFPPDRASSAYYNLGAIVTALRDIWLPVDVGLFDVEPFDTTLPLAEEEPPPDPFLEVLQSLRSLSLGVSIDEEREQLDIRLVLSPKRH, from the coding sequence ATGGTAAAGCGTTACCTGACCCTGACTGTTCTCCTCTCGACACTTTTGGGCCTATCCCCCCCAGCCGCCCGAACTCAGGAGATGACCGAAAGAGCGATCGCCCCTCCGGAGATGCTGCAACGTCTCCCGGCCAACACCGCTGCGGTGTTATTAATGAACGGTCAAGAGGCTTGGCAAAAATTTGAACGCTTCCAAGGGTTTGAGGGGATTTCGCAAACCTTCGGTAATCCCCCCTTCTTACCCTTTTTAACCGTTGTCGCCTCAGAAGAAAACGAGTTGGTGAACCCTTGGGCCCAAGGATGGGGGGTCACAGCGGTTATTCCTCTACCCCCAGAGGTAGACCGGGATTTGGAGACCCCGGGCGAGGTGGCGACAGTCACCTTAATTCCCTTGGCCGATGAATCGGCCTTTGAAACCTATCTCAGCCTCTTAGACGCCGACTATGAGAACTCCCCAACTCGGGAAACCTATCAGGGAGTTGAGATTCGGGCCTACCCCGAAGTGGAAATCTTGTTTGATGTGTTCGACCCTCCAGAGTTACCCGACATTTGGCATGATTCCCCAGAGGAGATAGAACCCGTAAAATGGGAGGATTCCAGGCAACTTCTACCAGATTCCCTGTCAAGACCACTCTCAAAACTACCCGGTCAACTGAGGGCCCAGGGATTCATTGAGGGGCCGATGACCCCAACTGAGGAGAGGGATGCTGTTGCGTTCTCTAAACCAAGTTTGGCGATCGCCCGCCTCCCGGACGATACGGTTATTGTCGCCCGTCGTCTCGACGAGATTAAAGCCTATCTGGACCTTTCCCCAACAACCGCTTCTCTGACGGACAATCCCGAATTTCAGAAACTTCTCCAACATCCCGAATTCCCCACCGCCGTCCTGGCCGTCTATGGAGATTTCCAACAACTTGCCAATCTCAGTCAAACCCTAGAAGACAACCCCCCCGACGTTCCCTTTGTTTTGCCTTTTGCGTCTGGAATCTCCCCGATTGGAGACCTCTACGCCGAAGCTTACACTAGCTTTAACGCCCTGGTTTGGGCCGATGAGGCCGGTGGACGGTTCCAATTTCGTAGCTACTACCAAGACCCCCAACTGGAGATTGCGGCCCGTTTGCAAAACCCCAATCGTATTCTCTCGCGACTTCCGGGGGAAGCCTATATGTCCGCCAATGGCCTTTACCTCGGCCAGTCTCTCTTAAATCTGGTTTCTATCGTTGAGGAAATTCCTGAAATCGCCTCAGGTTTGGATGAGGTTCGCGGGGAGGTTCGTCAGGCGTTAGGTTTGGAACTAGCGGACTTGTTTCAATGGATGGATGGAGAATTTGCCGTATTTATCTATCCTCCCATCGGTGGAAATCAGGATGCGTTTTTTCCGTTTCTCCCCTTTGAGGTGGGTCTCTATCTGGAAACGAGCGATCGCCCGGCGGCGGAACGGATGTTAGAATCCCTTGATAGTTGGATTCTCAATCTCACCGATGGCTTGCTCGACATCTCCCAGGAGACGATTGGGGATCAGTCCTTTGTCAGTTGGAATTTGCCCTTGGGGTTAGAGGGGGAGATGATGAGTCAGTTGGCCTACGGTTGGGTTACGCCGGAGACCTTGCTGATAACCACCGGGATGGCTTCAGTGAATCGCCTCTATCCCCAACCTCGGATTTCCCTATTGGACAGTTATAACTTCCAGACGGCGATCGCCCCGTTCCCCCCTGACCGAGCCAGTTCAGCCTACTATAATTTAGGGGCGATCGTTACGGCACTCAGAGATATTTGGCTTCCGGTCGATGTGGGACTGTTCGATGTGGAACCTTTTGATACAACCCTTCCCTTAGCCGAAGAAGAACCCCCCCCTGATCCCTTTTTGGAGGTTCTGCAATCTCTACGCAGTTTGAGTTTAGGGGTATCCATTGACGAGGAGAGAGAACAACTCGATATTCGCCTTGTCCTGTCTCCTAAGCGACACTAG
- a CDS encoding helix-turn-helix transcriptional regulator, with protein sequence MVLHLYGNPDFQAKSSASKPDSRQSDLPLDNRELTDNQRRAIAKLTSFHLTPAQIAEALGLSLEQVQHHIKP encoded by the coding sequence ATGGTATTACATCTCTATGGAAATCCAGATTTTCAAGCCAAATCATCAGCATCCAAACCTGACTCAAGACAATCTGACCTCCCTCTTGACAATCGAGAACTAACAGACAACCAACGACGGGCGATCGCCAAACTGACCAGTTTTCACCTAACCCCAGCCCAAATCGCCGAAGCTTTAGGACTATCATTAGAACAGGTGCAACATCACATCAAGCCATGA
- a CDS encoding transposase has product MSPSETNDYDSPWKEALEVYFPDFMAFFFPQAYEDIDWSRGYEFLDQEFQQIVRDAELGKRLVDKLVKVWRQDSQEALVLIHLEVQSQYEALFNQRVFVYNYRIFDRYKLPVATLVILADDRPNWSPKNFGYELWDSKISFEFPSVKLLQYQDQWDQLQEDVNPFAVMVMAHLKTQATRQQPNQRLQWKLEVTKSLYRRGYSRQDILELFRLVNWIMTLPEELESSFNTEIAAFEEEEKMPYITPLERFAQEAGVLTRGREDILDILETRFGTVPSSLSDRINAIDDATYLKTLLIQAVTLSSLEDFEGAIAPNA; this is encoded by the coding sequence ATGAGTCCATCGGAAACAAACGATTATGACAGCCCCTGGAAAGAAGCCTTAGAAGTCTATTTCCCCGACTTCATGGCTTTTTTCTTTCCCCAAGCCTATGAGGACATCGACTGGTCCCGGGGATATGAGTTTCTTGACCAAGAGTTTCAGCAAATTGTCCGAGATGCGGAATTGGGAAAACGACTGGTCGATAAGTTAGTGAAAGTTTGGCGTCAAGACAGCCAGGAGGCCCTCGTCCTCATCCATCTCGAAGTGCAAAGTCAATACGAAGCGCTCTTCAACCAACGAGTGTTCGTCTACAACTATCGCATCTTCGACCGCTACAAGCTACCGGTGGCAACCCTAGTGATTCTAGCCGATGATCGACCCAACTGGTCCCCGAAGAACTTCGGCTATGAACTCTGGGACAGCAAAATCTCGTTCGAGTTTCCCAGCGTCAAACTCTTACAGTATCAAGACCAGTGGGACCAGCTACAAGAGGATGTGAACCCCTTTGCGGTGATGGTGATGGCCCATTTGAAAACCCAAGCCACCCGACAGCAGCCCAACCAACGACTACAATGGAAGCTGGAGGTGACTAAAAGCCTCTACCGCCGGGGCTATAGCCGTCAAGACATTCTGGAACTCTTCCGACTGGTGAACTGGATCATGACCCTCCCGGAAGAGTTGGAATCATCGTTTAACACCGAAATCGCCGCCTTTGAGGAGGAGGAAAAAATGCCTTATATCACCCCCCTAGAGCGTTTCGCTCAAGAAGCCGGAGTGTTAACCAGGGGACGTGAAGATATCCTGGATATCTTGGAAACTCGCTTTGGAACGGTTCCCAGTTCCCTGAGCGATCGCATCAATGCCATCGATGACGCTACCTACCTGAAAACCTTATTGATTCAAGCCGTCACCCTCTCCTCCCTAGAGGACTTTGAAGGGGCGATCGCACCCAATGCTTAA
- a CDS encoding M20 family metallopeptidase — protein sequence MLDRIQSLVKEIAPRLIEIRRHIHSHPELSGHEYQTAAYVAGVLSSCGVQVREGVGKTGVIGELGDRQQPRVAIRTDMDALPIEERTGLPFASRNPGVMHACGHDVHTTLGLGTAMVLSRFMDELPGAVRFLFQPAEEIAQGAHWMVADGAMEEVDAIFGVHVFPSIPSPIVGVRYGALTAAADDLELIITGESGHGARPYEAIDAIWIAAQVITTLQQAISRTHNPLRPVVLTIGKIQGGRAPNAIADSVQLLGTVRSLHPETHRELPDWIENIVAGVCHTYGAKYEMNYRRLVPSVFNDTALTQIVESTVRQAWGETGMQVLMEPSLGAEDFSVYLDHAPGTMFRLGVGHANQRNYALHHPQFDIDEEAIMTGVITLAYSAWQYLERWQAD from the coding sequence ATGCTCGATCGCATCCAAAGCCTTGTTAAAGAGATTGCCCCTCGGCTGATTGAAATCCGTCGTCACATCCACAGCCATCCTGAATTGAGTGGCCATGAATACCAAACCGCCGCCTATGTGGCTGGTGTTCTCTCCTCCTGCGGCGTACAAGTCCGGGAGGGGGTGGGTAAAACCGGCGTGATTGGCGAACTCGGAGACCGCCAACAGCCTCGGGTTGCCATTCGCACGGATATGGATGCCCTCCCCATCGAAGAACGAACCGGCCTCCCCTTCGCCTCCCGTAATCCCGGAGTCATGCACGCCTGCGGCCATGATGTCCATACCACTCTGGGATTAGGAACCGCCATGGTCCTCTCTCGGTTTATGGATGAGTTGCCAGGAGCGGTGCGATTCCTATTCCAACCTGCCGAAGAAATCGCCCAGGGCGCTCACTGGATGGTCGCTGACGGGGCGATGGAGGAGGTAGATGCTATTTTTGGGGTTCATGTGTTTCCCAGCATTCCTAGCCCCATTGTGGGGGTACGATATGGGGCCTTGACGGCGGCGGCGGATGACTTGGAATTGATTATTACTGGGGAGTCCGGTCATGGGGCCCGTCCCTATGAAGCTATTGATGCCATTTGGATTGCGGCCCAGGTGATTACTACCTTGCAGCAGGCTATTTCCCGTACCCATAATCCCTTGCGGCCGGTGGTGTTGACCATTGGCAAGATTCAGGGAGGACGGGCCCCCAATGCGATCGCCGACTCGGTCCAGCTTCTGGGAACGGTGCGATCGCTCCACCCGGAAACCCACCGCGAACTCCCGGACTGGATTGAGAACATTGTCGCTGGAGTTTGTCACACCTACGGGGCTAAGTATGAAATGAACTATCGCCGTTTGGTCCCTTCTGTGTTTAATGACACGGCCTTAACTCAGATTGTTGAATCGACAGTTCGTCAGGCTTGGGGGGAGACGGGGATGCAAGTGTTGATGGAACCTTCCCTGGGGGCGGAAGATTTTTCGGTCTATTTAGATCATGCCCCGGGAACGATGTTTCGTCTCGGGGTGGGCCATGCTAATCAACGCAATTATGCCCTACATCATCCTCAGTTTGATATTGATGAGGAGGCGATTATGACGGGAGTGATTACTTTAGCTTATTCCGCTTGGCAGTATTTGGAACGTTGGCAGGCTGATTAG
- a CDS encoding Uma2 family endonuclease — protein sequence MPATKKLTLADFLALPETKPAQEWIDGRIVQKPIPQGKHSQLQSALVTTLNLAIKPGQLGCAFPELRCVFGDRALVPDVVVLTWERIPLDGDGEIANLIPLAPDWAIEILSPEQSHTRVTKNLLHCLKHGTTMGWLIDPAEKTVFVYRPKQEIEVFEQLEAVLPMPEWVEGVTVTVERLFSWLKF from the coding sequence ATGCCTGCGACCAAAAAACTGACCCTCGCTGACTTTCTCGCCCTACCGGAAACCAAACCCGCCCAGGAATGGATTGATGGGCGAATTGTTCAAAAACCCATACCCCAGGGAAAACATAGTCAACTGCAAAGTGCCCTCGTTACTACGCTAAATTTGGCGATTAAACCGGGGCAATTGGGTTGTGCATTTCCGGAGTTGCGCTGTGTATTTGGCGATCGCGCCCTGGTCCCGGATGTGGTGGTGCTGACTTGGGAGCGCATTCCCCTTGATGGAGATGGTGAAATTGCCAACCTGATCCCCCTGGCGCCGGATTGGGCGATCGAAATCCTCTCACCGGAGCAAAGTCACACCCGCGTCACCAAAAATCTTCTCCATTGCCTGAAACACGGCACTACCATGGGCTGGCTAATTGACCCGGCGGAAAAAACGGTGTTTGTGTATCGTCCGAAGCAAGAAATCGAGGTGTTTGAACAGTTGGAGGCGGTTCTTCCAATGCCTGAGTGGGTAGAAGGGGTGACGGTGACGGTGGAGAGGCTGTTTAGTTGGTTGAAATTTTAA
- a CDS encoding Uma2 family endonuclease, translating into MRQTLQLNLPNSVKFHVTAEQFATLATHNQDLRLERTATGELIVNPPTGWETGERNISISGQLYRWYEDNNYPGKVFDSSSGFTLPDGAILSPDTSWVSSERWNALTDTQRDTFPHICPDFVVELRSQSDALKVIQAKMQEYLANGTRLGWLIDPKRQIVEIYRASGEPEVLSRPANLSGEDVLPGFVLKLDRIWK; encoded by the coding sequence ATGCGCCAAACCCTACAACTCAATCTCCCCAACAGCGTCAAATTCCACGTCACCGCCGAACAGTTCGCCACCCTCGCCACCCATAATCAAGACCTACGCCTAGAACGCACCGCTACCGGAGAACTCATTGTGAACCCACCCACCGGCTGGGAAACCGGCGAACGCAATATCAGCATCAGCGGTCAGCTCTATCGCTGGTATGAAGACAACAACTACCCCGGTAAAGTTTTCGACTCCTCCAGCGGATTCACCTTACCTGATGGTGCCATCTTATCTCCCGACACCTCCTGGGTCAGCTCGGAGCGTTGGAACGCCCTCACCGATACCCAGCGCGATACCTTCCCCCACATTTGCCCTGACTTCGTGGTAGAACTCCGTTCCCAATCCGACGCCCTCAAGGTCATACAGGCTAAAATGCAGGAATACCTTGCCAACGGAACGCGACTCGGTTGGCTCATCGACCCGAAACGCCAGATTGTAGAAATCTATCGCGCCAGCGGAGAACCCGAAGTGTTGTCTCGTCCAGCCAACTTGTCCGGCGAAGATGTCCTTCCGGGATTCGTCCTCAAGCTCGATCGCATTTGGAAATAG